In Paraburkholderia aromaticivorans, a single window of DNA contains:
- a CDS encoding toxin co-regulated pilus biosynthesis Q family protein gives MKHHIRTTICHAAFGVAAVMAISALPAASAYAGNSGVFQPNDDQFGAGWQVLQAPTGPAPTAPVAVAPIAAPAAVAAPVADEPPRYTAQVEPGKPVGVPSASQPSKGSTPLAAVPVALVGTPKPPQPAPVSLVAALAPAVIPAADKLPTANSLSSGETVMAVATSDATPAALPAAAPVGHTFDLQAGISLEQQLQAWAHDAGWTLTWNLPDDWIVPGNKSYGIDFALATEHVIEQAANNGADIRGDLYPDNRSLVVHQAGAFR, from the coding sequence ATGAAACATCACATCCGAACCACAATCTGCCACGCTGCCTTCGGAGTCGCGGCGGTCATGGCCATCAGCGCACTCCCGGCGGCAAGCGCATACGCCGGCAATTCGGGCGTCTTCCAGCCGAATGACGATCAGTTCGGTGCAGGCTGGCAAGTGCTTCAGGCACCCACTGGTCCCGCACCGACTGCACCCGTTGCCGTTGCACCGATCGCTGCGCCCGCGGCGGTAGCAGCGCCGGTCGCCGACGAGCCCCCAAGGTACACGGCACAGGTCGAGCCGGGTAAGCCCGTCGGCGTGCCGAGCGCCTCGCAGCCCTCGAAGGGATCGACTCCGCTTGCCGCCGTGCCTGTCGCGCTTGTCGGGACGCCGAAGCCGCCCCAACCTGCGCCGGTTTCCCTTGTCGCAGCACTCGCGCCGGCTGTGATTCCCGCGGCTGACAAGTTGCCGACCGCGAACAGCCTGTCGAGCGGGGAAACGGTGATGGCTGTGGCGACCTCTGACGCAACGCCAGCCGCGTTGCCAGCCGCGGCGCCAGTCGGCCATACGTTCGACCTGCAGGCCGGAATTTCCCTCGAACAGCAGTTGCAGGCGTGGGCACACGACGCGGGCTGGACGCTGACGTGGAATCTGCCCGACGACTGGATTGTCCCAGGCAACAAATCGTATGGCATTGACTTCGCTCTGGCCACAGAGCACGTGATCGAGCAGGCGGCAAACAACGGCGCGGATATCCGCGGTGACCTTTATCCCGACAACCGCTCGCTGGTTGTCCATCAGGCGGGCGCGTTCCGATGA
- a CDS encoding pilus assembly protein PilN yields MIHRKQIFTPTLRAGACLLAMAMNFAGCAVPTIHQEQTDIGKAAGSAADTAAPVGPVFQVHDGSWLLGEKIQASKPQPEIYNRIVDFNSGSSSPTLSDIVSYLSEVVHVRAEVDSSATSMAAATPGPLPAAPMAINLTQRSAGHIPDLPAGLATSFAGGTGLAAGGPSGGPIRYHGQLRGFLNVVDGRFGVWSHYVDGTVSFYRTETRTFTIGSLPDQSSMSGSISTSDSSSGSGSESLGSSGSITPAASPGGIGGGSGGSSGGSSGQQMSLAVGVSPWASLKDTAQSIAGQGAQVTVDPNLGTLTVTGSPPQCDRVEALTNNLAAMFGKQVAIDVHVYEVRTTGEENYGIDLALALKTKSGHTSAGSSTVSIPTVSSSATPMTFGATILQGPFAGTGATIQALSTMGAVSEVVSRSGITQNGKVLALQSAQSVGYVSSSTTTQTASVGSSTAISTSTLVPGFTSSFLPKVVNGRILMAFDMTLSDLLSLQTFTSGTGTGQSSVELPTMQMARFEQSVTLKPGETLVLTGMRQQSASSTNNGVGVPQNFLLGGGLDASHQQTILAVVITARIL; encoded by the coding sequence ATGATTCATAGAAAGCAGATTTTCACGCCGACGCTTCGCGCGGGCGCATGTCTTCTGGCGATGGCCATGAACTTCGCCGGCTGCGCTGTTCCGACCATCCACCAGGAACAGACTGACATCGGCAAGGCGGCGGGTTCCGCGGCTGATACGGCGGCCCCGGTCGGTCCAGTGTTCCAGGTTCACGACGGTTCGTGGCTACTCGGCGAGAAGATCCAGGCCAGCAAGCCCCAGCCGGAGATTTACAACCGGATCGTGGATTTCAATTCGGGTAGCTCATCGCCGACACTCTCAGACATCGTCTCGTACCTGTCGGAAGTCGTCCACGTTCGCGCCGAAGTCGATTCGTCGGCAACCAGTATGGCTGCGGCTACGCCGGGGCCACTCCCGGCCGCGCCGATGGCGATCAATCTGACTCAGCGGTCGGCGGGGCACATACCGGACCTCCCAGCAGGCCTTGCTACCAGTTTCGCCGGTGGCACAGGTTTGGCCGCCGGCGGGCCGTCGGGCGGCCCAATCCGCTATCACGGCCAGCTGCGCGGTTTCCTCAACGTGGTGGATGGCCGCTTCGGTGTGTGGTCGCACTACGTCGATGGAACGGTGAGCTTTTACAGGACCGAGACGCGTACCTTCACGATCGGCAGTCTGCCCGACCAGTCCTCGATGTCAGGCTCTATCTCGACGAGTGATTCGAGCAGTGGATCGGGTTCTGAGTCTTTGGGTAGTTCAGGCTCCATCACGCCGGCCGCGTCACCGGGCGGCATCGGCGGCGGCTCGGGTGGTAGCTCGGGCGGAAGCAGCGGACAGCAGATGAGCCTCGCCGTCGGTGTGAGCCCGTGGGCAAGCCTGAAGGATACGGCACAGTCCATCGCGGGTCAGGGCGCTCAGGTCACGGTGGATCCGAACCTTGGCACGCTAACAGTCACCGGATCGCCCCCGCAATGCGATCGCGTCGAAGCGCTGACGAACAACCTCGCTGCCATGTTCGGCAAGCAGGTGGCCATCGATGTCCACGTGTACGAAGTCCGCACCACGGGCGAGGAAAATTACGGTATTGACCTCGCGCTCGCGCTGAAGACGAAATCCGGTCACACAAGCGCGGGCTCGTCGACCGTCTCCATCCCGACGGTATCGAGTTCAGCGACGCCGATGACATTCGGCGCCACGATCCTGCAAGGTCCTTTCGCTGGCACCGGCGCGACGATCCAGGCACTGTCCACGATGGGCGCTGTCTCGGAAGTCGTGTCGCGCTCGGGCATCACGCAGAACGGCAAGGTGCTGGCCCTGCAATCGGCGCAGTCCGTTGGCTACGTTTCTTCGTCTACGACGACCCAAACCGCCTCGGTTGGTAGTTCAACCGCGATCTCAACGAGCACGCTGGTGCCTGGCTTCACGAGTTCGTTCCTGCCGAAGGTGGTCAACGGTCGCATCCTGATGGCGTTCGACATGACGCTCTCGGACCTGCTGAGCCTGCAAACCTTCACATCGGGCACTGGAACGGGGCAGTCCAGCGTGGAGCTGCCGACGATGCAGATGGCTCGCTTCGAACAGTCCGTGACGCTGAAACCGGGCGAAACGCTGGTGTTGACGGGCATGCGTCAACAGTCGGCTTCTTCTACCAACAACGGTGTCGGTGTTCCTCAGAACTTTCTGCTCGGCGGTGGTCTGGATGCGTCGCACCAGCAGACCATCCTCGCCGTAGTCATCACCGCGCGCATTCTTTAA